The Streptomyces noursei ATCC 11455 sequence ACGGTGGGTCGGTGCTCTATGGGATGTTGCAGGGCTCGCTGGGTGATGAGTACGGGATGCGGCATCTGTCGGTGGCCGCGCGGCGCGGGGACATCGAGGACACGTTCTGGCGTCAGTTGATCGTCATGGATGAGGTCAGCCAGGACCGGCTCATCCTGCCCGGGCTGACCGATCCCGCGCAGGCGGCGGCCATGGCTCCTGCCTGGGCGCGGCTGGCGGCATTGTTCGGCCGCATCGAGCAGGAAGCGCAGCACGATGTGCTGGTCGACCTGGGCCGGCGGGGGGCGTTCGGGCCGAGCGGTGTGCTGGCCCAGCAGGCTGACCTGTTGGTGGTCGTCGCACGCTCGACGCTGCGGGGCGTGCAGGCTGCCCGGTCCCGGCTGGAGGCACTGCGCGAGCAGTTTGGCGAGCTGGGTGTACTGCTGGTGGGCTCCGGCCCCTATGGGACACGCGAGGTGGAGCGGGCGTTGCGCACGCCGGTGGTGGCCAGATTGCCGTACCAGCCGGAGTTGGCCCGGGTGCTGTCCGATGGTGCACCGGCCCCGCGGACCTTTGCGCGCAGTGCGCTGATGCGGGCGGCGAACGGGGCGTCCACCCCGCTGCTGCAGCGGGCGATGCTGCGCCGCTCGCGGCTTGCGCCGGCAGCGGTGCGGGAGGGGGAGGGCCGTGCTGGGTAAGCCTTTGCACCCGCACCACGGAGGTGTTGGCGACGTGAGGCCGGCGTCGGTGACGCCGGTGGAGGGTCCCGGCCCGCTGGCCGGTGGAACGCCGACGCGTATCGGCGCAGCACCTGGCGACGCTGTGGGTGCGGTGTTGGGGGAGGTTCCGCAGGTTCACCTCGACTACCAAGTGGTTGGGGAGATCAAGCGCCAGGTCGCCAAGCAGATCCATCGGTGGCGCCAGTCGGCTTCCGGGCCGGTGAGCCGTGCGTCGCTGGAGCAGCGTAGCCGGGGGTGGATCAATGAGGCGGTGGCGTTGTGGTCGGATGGCGTGGCGGCCCGCCACGGGGTGGGTCCCTCGCCGGCTGAGGACGCGGCGATGGCCCAGGCCGTGTTCGACGCGCTGCACCGGGCCGGACGTCTACAACGGTACTTGGAGCGTCGGGACGTCGAAGACATCCTCATCAACGGGCACGACCAGGTGTGGCTGGACCGCGGGGAGGGGCCGCTGGTGCAGGCGGCGCCGGTGGCCGACTCGGAGGAAGAACTTCTGGAGCTGCTGCGGGATCTGGCGCGTAACACCGAGGGCGGACACGGGGAGCGGTCAATCTCCACCGCCAGTCCGTCGCTGGCGTTGCGGTTGGCGGACGGGTCGCGTCTGCAGGCGGTGACCGGGGTGAGCGGTGAGCGGACGTACGTGACGATCCGGCGCCATGGTGTCGAGGACGCTGACTTGGTGGACATGGTGCGGCTGGGGATGATCAGCGAGCCGCTGCGGGCCTTTTTGGCGGCGTGTGTGGACGCGTCGAAGAACGTGATGATCGTGGGGCCTCAGCGGGCGGGGAAAACGTCGCTTATGCGGGCGATGCTGCGGCAGTTTGATCGCGATGAGCGGTTCGCCACGATCGAGAGTGAATTCGAGCTGTGGGCACACACCAATGACTACTTCCGGCAGGTCGTGCCGCTGGAGGCCCGGGAATCCAACGGCGAGCGGGGACCCGATGGCCGGCCGGTGGGTGAGATCACCATGTTGGACCTCATGTACTGGGCGTTGCGGATGTCGCTGTCGCGGATCGTGGTCGGTGAGGTTCGTGGTCCAGAGGTCACCGCGATGATGCAGGCGATGACCAATGGTCAGGGCGGCAACCTGTGCACGCTGCATGCCACCAGCCCGCAGTTGGTGTTCGATCGGATCGCCGAGCTGTATCTGGAGGCAGGAAGCAACCGTTCGGAGGCGTTGGCCTACCGGCAGGCGGCCAACGGATTGGACTTCGTCGTGTTCGTGTCGATGACGGACGAGACGAAGATCGGTGGGCGTCGGCACCGGTACGTCAGTCACGTGCTGGAGGTAGCGGGTCTGGGTGAGAGTGGCCGGCCGGCCACGAACGTGATCTTCGGGCCTGATGTGGAGATGGGTGAGCTCCGTGCCGTGCCGCAGCGATATCCGGCGTGTATCGATGATCTGCGCCGCGTGGGGTTCTCCTCGCTTCATCTGAGTGACCGGTATGGCACATGGGAGCGACCGCTGGAGCTGAAGGTGGGGTCGCGGTGACGCTGGTGTGGGTGATGGTGTGCGCGATGGCGGTGCCCGCGGGGCTGGTGGGTGTGGTGGCCGGCCTCGTGGGGACACAGCAGCCCCCTTCGGTGGGGTGGTGGCGGCGCTGGCGTGCTGATCGAGTGG is a genomic window containing:
- a CDS encoding CpaF family protein; translated protein: MTPVEGPGPLAGGTPTRIGAAPGDAVGAVLGEVPQVHLDYQVVGEIKRQVAKQIHRWRQSASGPVSRASLEQRSRGWINEAVALWSDGVAARHGVGPSPAEDAAMAQAVFDALHRAGRLQRYLERRDVEDILINGHDQVWLDRGEGPLVQAAPVADSEEELLELLRDLARNTEGGHGERSISTASPSLALRLADGSRLQAVTGVSGERTYVTIRRHGVEDADLVDMVRLGMISEPLRAFLAACVDASKNVMIVGPQRAGKTSLMRAMLRQFDRDERFATIESEFELWAHTNDYFRQVVPLEARESNGERGPDGRPVGEITMLDLMYWALRMSLSRIVVGEVRGPEVTAMMQAMTNGQGGNLCTLHATSPQLVFDRIAELYLEAGSNRSEALAYRQAANGLDFVVFVSMTDETKIGGRRHRYVSHVLEVAGLGESGRPATNVIFGPDVEMGELRAVPQRYPACIDDLRRVGFSSLHLSDRYGTWERPLELKVGSR
- a CDS encoding MinD/ParA family ATP-binding protein; amino-acid sequence: MPVIALAGCSGSPGVTTSSLALLLSWPLMQGRRMVLAECDPDGGSVLYGMLQGSLGDEYGMRHLSVAARRGDIEDTFWRQLIVMDEVSQDRLILPGLTDPAQAAAMAPAWARLAALFGRIEQEAQHDVLVDLGRRGAFGPSGVLAQQADLLVVVARSTLRGVQAARSRLEALREQFGELGVLLVGSGPYGTREVERALRTPVVARLPYQPELARVLSDGAPAPRTFARSALMRAANGASTPLLQRAMLRRSRLAPAAVREGEGRAG